CTGGTGAATCTGCTTTTTGAAGTTGACGATCGCATTGTTAACCTGGCGGGTCAGTGAGACCTGGATGAAAGCCTGGATCTGCAAACCCACTTTGGAATCGTCTACGACGGCATGGTAACTTTGGATGATGCCCGCATTTTCCAATTTCTTTACCCGCTCAAGGGTGGGTGCGGGAGAGAGTCCTATCTCCTGCGAAAGACTCAGGTTGGTGATCCGGCCATTCTCCTGAAGGATGCGGAGAATTTTCAGATCGGTCTTGTCCAATTTATCGGGAGAAGATGCCATTTATCAGAATTTTATTTTGGTGCGCCTCTTGAATTTCAGGCAAAAGTAAAACAATAACCTGAATTTCCCATATCATTGGCTTCCCGCTCCTGGTTTCAATTCACCCAAAACAATTGTGATGCGATCCGGTCTGCAAAACACTTCCCTGCAAGGGTTAAGGAAACATGGCCCTGCACGTTGGCATAGTACTCGGGATTGATATTTTTTAATTCTTCCTGGAAGAACTCAGAATACATGGAGCCAAATTTATTTTTGATTTCATCCACTTCACAACCCCAAACCGTGCGAAGACCGGTCATCACATACTCGTTGTACCGATCGCTTTCCGAAAGTATTTCCTCGGTGGACGGCCGTTGTCCGTCCCGGATGGATTTGATATAAGATGCATTGTTGGATACATTCCAGCTGCGGACACCGTTTATGAACGAATGCGCCGACGGGCCTATACCCAGGTACTCCATTCCCTGCCAATATCCCGTATTGTGCCTGGCCATCTTTCCCGACCGGGCGAAATTGGAAATCTCATAGGCCTCGTAGCCTGCCGACTCCATTCGGTTCATCAACAACATATATTGCCTGATTGCCTTCTCCTCGTCCGGGAGTTGCATGGCGCCCGTATGCACACGATGATGGAACACCGTCTTGGGTTCGATGGTAAGCGAATAAGCCGACAGGTGCGGCAGATCCAGGCCTATGAACTGCTCGATGTTGGCTTCCCAGGCCACATCATCCAGGCCGGGTATCCCATAGATCAGGTCCATGTTCACATCTGCGAAGCCGGCATCTCTTGCCATTTCCAAAGATGCCAGTGCGGACGCGGTGCTGTGCGACCGGTTCATCATACGTAGGTCTTCATCCCGGAAGGACTGCACCCCCATGCTTAGCCGGTTGATGCCCGCTTGTCGCCACGTTTTCAGCGAATCCGGCGTCACATCCTCGGGATTCACTTCAAGGGTGATCTCGGCATCCGGTGAGACCTGCCAATGGTAACGCACGGAATTCATAACAGATGCCAGTTCCCCGGAAGCAAGTATGGATGGCGTGCCTCCCCCGAGGTAAACGGTTTGCATCGTCTTTTCCTTCAGTTCTTCAGAACGCATGGCCATTTCACCCTGCAGGGCATGAATCATTTCACTCCTGTACTTCTGCTGGGTTGAGAAATGAAAGTCGCAGTAATAGCATGCCTGCCGGCAAAACGGAATATGAATATAGATACCTGCCATACCGAAACGATTGTGAAAAGCTTACGCGCTTTGCAAAAGTAGTGATATGGCGGTGAACACCATGAAAAAGACCCTCCCCATGAGAATTTGTCCACAGGGAGGGTCCGGTCAAGTACACCTCGCTTAATCGAATACGATCGTTCCGTTCAATGTCAACCCTTCTTTGAAAATGGTATATAAATAAATGCCTTGGGGTATACCTTGCCTGTCTATTGTGATCCGGTTACCGGAAAAGGCAACGGATCGGATGCGATGTCCGGCTACGTCCGTCATGTTGAGAATTACCTGTTGTCCGCCGGCACCTGCCAATTCAAAAGTCACCTGTGTTGTGGCAGGGTTGGGGAAGGCGTGAACACGAACACCTTTGGACATGTTATAGGCATCCAGTCCGGTTGTTTGCCTTGCAAACCTGAAAATAGTGCCTTCCGGCGGTGTCCCAAGAAGGTATGGTATAAGCGGGTTCTGATTGATCATCGGGGCTTCCGTATTGCCGGTTAACAGGTATGCATTCGTCATGTTCTCGTCTGTAAGACCAACCAGGGGACCGGTTTCTCCATCGTAATCCACCCCGACATCGCTAATCAGATGTCCGCCATAGTGGAATTCGATATCATTTGACCCTTCGTAAAGCCACATCTGAAAACTGATCGAGTCATTGACACTTCTAAGGGCATCCCACTCATTCCAGAATCCTGCATTCTTCGTTTCCAACTTAAAGATCCTGCTTCCAGGATTGCCTTCAAGCGCGTACGAGATGGGTGATTTGCTTTGACCCTCTGCAACACCACGATCCACCAGGTCCACCTCCAACGGCACGATCAGATAGTCTGCATGATAACCGGTATCAACATAGGTGGAGATCAATCCACCTAATCCGAGTCCAAAATACACGGTGTCTATATCCGCATCGTACAATTTGAAAGTAAACCCGATAGGAACCTTGTATTCAGGATCATCCCATACCTCTCCCTGGTTCACATTTGTTGCTCCGGTAAGCGGAACATATGATGATGTGCTGTATGAGAACAGGTAGTCGTTACCGGCTACGTCCATTTGTTCCGAATGGTTGTTCATCCGCCATCCCTCCGACTTTACGTTCTGTGCTTCTTCATCGGTGATGAACACGATGACCAATAGCAGTGTCAGGTAGATCTTGTTAGCTTTCATTGTTTTTGGGATTGGGTTAGTCGTTCTTTTGTTTCCACATCAAAACTATGGGCCTCCCAAACCGGGTTGAAACGACATTTTGCAGCCTGTTCCCGTGTATTTGCAAATCCTGCAACAATCCGCATCAACCCATCTTCCTCTGGGAAAAAAAACGGACCTTCGCAAAATGCATCGGCATCCCATGCAAGGAAAACTGTTCATCATACCCACACCTATCGGCAATCTCGAAGACATGACCCTTCGGGCCATCCGCATACTCAAGGAAGTGGACCTGATTCTGGCAGAAGACACCCGCACCAGTGGCGTGTTGCTCAAGCATTTTGAGATCGGCACCCGGATGTCGCCTTTCCACCAGCACAATGAACATCGTGTATTGGAGCAAGTCATCGGCCAATTGCAACAGGGAGGAAAACTGGCCCTGATCAGTGATGCCGGAACACCAGGTATTTCAGATCCGGGCTTTTTGTTGGTGCGCGCATGCGTTCAGGCCGGCATAGACGTGGAAACACTGCCCGGTCCGTCTGCGGTGATACCGGCCCTGGTCAACTCCGGACTACCGGCCGATCGCTTTGTCTTTGAAGGATTCCTGCCTGTTAAGAAAGGAAGACAGACGCGACTGGAATGCCTGCGTGAGGAAGTTCGTACCATCGTCCTGTATGAATCACCCCATCGCCTGGTCAAAACACTGGAGCAACTTTCAGAAGTATTGGGCGGCGACCGCCAGGCATCCGTAGCCAGGGAATTATCCAAGCTTCACGAAGAACATGTGCGGGGCACACTGAACGAATTGATCGCTCATTTCACCGAAAAAGGTGCCAGGGGAGAGATCGTGTTGGTGGTTGCGGGCGCGAAGTGATGCCGCTCATCGGTTCTTCCCGAACCTTACCCGCATATCCGGTTGTGCAGCAAGCGCAAACCATTCGTTGGTCAACGCCAGCGCAGCATGGGCTGTAAAGGCCACCCAGACATGCCCGACAGTTAGCGTAACCCAACACAACACCACCCCGAAAGGCAGGGCACCAAGGGCTTCTTTCCAACCTTTGGGCACGTGCACCAGCACATAAAAACCGATGTTGATCACCATGGCAGGAAACATACCCAGGGTGCGGTCACATTCAAAAAGCAGCAATCCGCGAAAAAGCGTCTCATAAGCCAGCAGGTATCCCAGCCAACCGAACGCACTGGTAAACACCAACCACGCTGACCACTGTTTTACACGCATCTGTGGATAGTTGGCAAGGTTGGCCGGCTTCCTGGCCATTCCAGCGTTCATTGGAATGATTACCCCCAACAACCCCAGCATCCACCACAAGGATGTCCTGTTCCATACCGGAACCAGGCCGAACTCAGCCGGGTCCCGGGAAAGGTACCCCAGCACAAAAGCCACCGGCAATGCACCCAGCAAAACCATCCCGGTGATGTGTTGAAACTGCACCCACATCACAGAAGCTTTTTCTA
The DNA window shown above is from Flavobacteriales bacterium and carries:
- a CDS encoding Lrp/AsnC family transcriptional regulator — translated: MASSPDKLDKTDLKILRILQENGRITNLSLSQEIGLSPAPTLERVKKLENAGIIQSYHAVVDDSKVGLQIQAFIQVSLTRQVNNAIVNFKKQIHQIPEVMECYQVTGNADYVLKVIVPDISAFEELISEKLSSMEEIGSMQTTVILSETKLSRTLPLKY
- the hemW gene encoding radical SAM family heme chaperone HemW; protein product: MAGIYIHIPFCRQACYYCDFHFSTQQKYRSEMIHALQGEMAMRSEELKEKTMQTVYLGGGTPSILASGELASVMNSVRYHWQVSPDAEITLEVNPEDVTPDSLKTWRQAGINRLSMGVQSFRDEDLRMMNRSHSTASALASLEMARDAGFADVNMDLIYGIPGLDDVAWEANIEQFIGLDLPHLSAYSLTIEPKTVFHHRVHTGAMQLPDEEKAIRQYMLLMNRMESAGYEAYEISNFARSGKMARHNTGYWQGMEYLGIGPSAHSFINGVRSWNVSNNASYIKSIRDGQRPSTEEILSESDRYNEYVMTGLRTVWGCEVDEIKNKFGSMYSEFFQEELKNINPEYYANVQGHVSLTLAGKCFADRIASQLFWVN
- a CDS encoding CPBP family intramembrane metalloprotease, which gives rise to MTGIEFRQPMTMIIVFIVSYALYYRLSNSKAIRLLLSGKFNVEKASVMWVQFQHITGMVLLGALPVAFVLGYLSRDPAEFGLVPVWNRTSLWWMLGLLGVIIPMNAGMARKPANLANYPQMRVKQWSAWLVFTSAFGWLGYLLAYETLFRGLLLFECDRTLGMFPAMVINIGFYVLVHVPKGWKEALGALPFGVVLCWVTLTVGHVWVAFTAHAALALTNEWFALAAQPDMRVRFGKNR
- a CDS encoding T9SS type A sorting domain-containing protein, whose product is MKANKIYLTLLLVIVFITDEEAQNVKSEGWRMNNHSEQMDVAGNDYLFSYSTSSYVPLTGATNVNQGEVWDDPEYKVPIGFTFKLYDADIDTVYFGLGLGGLISTYVDTGYHADYLIVPLEVDLVDRGVAEGQSKSPISYALEGNPGSRIFKLETKNAGFWNEWDALRSVNDSISFQMWLYEGSNDIEFHYGGHLISDVGVDYDGETGPLVGLTDENMTNAYLLTGNTEAPMINQNPLIPYLLGTPPEGTIFRFARQTTGLDAYNMSKGVRVHAFPNPATTQVTFELAGAGGQQVILNMTDVAGHRIRSVAFSGNRITIDRQGIPQGIYLYTIFKEGLTLNGTIVFD
- the rsmI gene encoding 16S rRNA (cytidine(1402)-2'-O)-methyltransferase, which produces MQGKLFIIPTPIGNLEDMTLRAIRILKEVDLILAEDTRTSGVLLKHFEIGTRMSPFHQHNEHRVLEQVIGQLQQGGKLALISDAGTPGISDPGFLLVRACVQAGIDVETLPGPSAVIPALVNSGLPADRFVFEGFLPVKKGRQTRLECLREEVRTIVLYESPHRLVKTLEQLSEVLGGDRQASVARELSKLHEEHVRGTLNELIAHFTEKGARGEIVLVVAGAK